AACAGGCCTTTATACGCAAGCGTCTTGCACGAAAACGTAGGCGCATAAAAGAAGCCGACTTCGGTTTCATGCGCACGGGCGTAATTTTCGATCAATTTTCGAATGACGAAGAGCTTGCGCTCGAATGAATCGCGATCTTTGATCGCGTCGCTCTTTTTGATGAAGACCTGGCGCATGAATGGCTCGGTTTCGCGCGCCAACCAACCGATTTGAGTGTTATTAACCGGAACATCGCGCCAGCCCAGAACGGTTTGGCCTTCTTCGGAGATGGTTTTTTCAATCACCAACTGCATGGCGGCGCGTTTATCGGCGTCTTGGTCGAAAAACAACATGCCCACGCCATAATCGCCGTTGGCAGGCAGATCGAAGCCCATCTTATCAGAATGGGTGCGAAAAAACTCATCGGGAATCTGCATAATCATCCCGGTGCCGTCGCCGGTTTCGGGATCGCAGCCGCAAGCGCCTCGGTGGGTCAGGTTTACCAAGACTTCCATGCCGCGCTTAATGATGTCGTGCGCTGGTTTACCATGGATATTCGCCAAAAAGCCGATGCCGCAGTTGTCGTGTTCGTAAGCTGGATCGTAGAGGCCTTCTTTAGGCGGTAGATGTCCCTTAATCATGTGTCGCTCCCAATGGCGGTTTTGGTCGTTCGCGTTAGATGCAGCGCTATCTCTCTCGTTTTGTTCGAGCGTGTGCTGCGCCTGAAATTGAGTCGTCTTTATTTTAGTGGCTGAAAGACGTTTATTTGCGGGGATCCAGCATTCGAAACACCGATAAGAATGGTTTCCCGATTATAATCCGTAGCACTAAAGCAACAATAAATCGAAGTGCCCCCTGCTTTCGCGTAACGTTTCTTGACGCCCCCATATTCGTGAGGGGCTCCACATTATAACCAAAACCTAGCGTTCGTCTAGATTTTTAACCATTTCCAGCGAATTGGGGCATTAGAGAATATATAGGCTTAAGTTTATAAAGCAGAGAGTGTTTATCCTCTTTTATTACCGTTGTTTATTTGCTCCCACAGCATAACAATCTCTTGTTGAATCCGTAGGTTGATCTCTTGGATGCTCGCATCTCCCGGCTGGAAGGGCTTGCCGAAAACGATATCGACCCGGTTGCGCTTGGGCCATCCGGCGCCTGTGGGCAGAACCTTGTGCGCGCCGAAAGTCGCCACCGGAACAATCGGAACCTGCAGGTTGTGCGCAAGTATGCCGGCGCCGTCTTTGAACTCGTTGAGATTGCCGTCGAGTGTGCGGGTGCCTTCGGGGAACAGCAAGATGCTCCATCCCTTGTCGACCAGTTCCCCTGCGTAGGCCATGCTCTGGCGAAAGGCGCCGGTGTTCGAGAAGGGGAATATGTTAAACCCAATGGTTGAGATGTTCCACGCGCTCCACACCGCCAGCCTCGTTAAAAAGCCTAAGCCATCAGTGATGAAATATTCCGCCCATGCGGCGGGGCAGGCTTTTGCGCCCAAATGGGCAGGCGTCAGCAATTGGATTAAGGCGGTGTCGATATGGCTGGTGTGGTTCGAGACAAAAAACACCGGGCCTTTTACGTCCTTCAAGTTTTCAAGCCCGGAGCAATGAAGGTCGCAAAACAGGCCGATGGCGGGGCGGACGACGCTGTTCTGAAACAACCAGCGAAAGGCTCGGGTCGGCTGCGTGAGCGTCCAACGGCGAATATGGAGCGGCTGGGCCTGGTTGCTGGAATGCAGCAAGGCCTCAAGTTCGCGGACGGTGGTCTCGGGCGTCAGGGCGCGTTCGTCCACATCGGTCCTGAACTCCGCCTCTAACTGGGCGGCCAATTCGACCCGGTCAATGGAACTCAACCCTAAATCATCGCCTAGTTTTGATTCCGGCTGAATTTCATCGAGCGCCAGGTTGCTGAGTTCACACAAAATGCGTTGCAGCGCCGTCCCTTTTGCTGATGGAGGCGCTGCGCCTTTCGGCTGAGTGATCTGGCTTTTGACTTCTTTCTTTTTGATTTTCAATGTCGGCGTCTTGGGGAACTCCGGCTCCGGCCAGACGCTGAATTCCTGGATGCGCTGTTCAGGTGGAAGTTGGGCGTTTGCGGATTTGACGGCGGCCTCGGCGGAGCCTGCGTTCTCATTGAGCAGCAGCACGGCGTGGATTTCTTCTTCGCGCTCGCCCACGCCGATCACGCAACTTTCTATGACGCCCTCGACCTGGTTTAAGACGTTTTCAATATCTTCTGGGTAGATATTGATGCCGTCGGCGGTAACGATTACGTCTTTTAGCCGGGTTCGGATATACAAGAAGCCGTTGTCGTCGATCTCGCCTACGTCGCCGGTACGGAACCAGCCGTCCCGAAACACTTTTTCGGTTTCATGCGGCTTTTGGTAATACCCGCCGAACACGTTGGGGCCGCGCGCGAGAATTTCCTTGCCTTCGCCCAACTGAATTTCGACGTTCGACACTGGCAGGCCCACCGAGCCGACCCGGCGGGCGTTGGGCTGAGCGGCGGTCAAAACCGGGCTGGTTTCAGTGAGGCCGTAGCCCTGCCAGATTTGAAATCCCAATCCAAGCCAAAAGCGCTCCACATCCGGCGCCAGGGCGGAGCCGCCCGAAACAAACGCATGAAAGCGCGTGTTGAATCGCTTATGAATAAAACGAAACAGTAACTTACGCGTCCAGCGCGGCAGGATATTTGCGCACCGTATCGCCAGACGAAATATACCCGCAACTCCTTTGGCTTCGAGTTGTTCTTCGATGCGTTGTTTGAACATGTCTAACAGGCGCGGCACCAACACCATGACGGTAATGGTTTCGCGTTGGAACACTTGAGCAAGCGCGGAGGGTTTCAGTGTTTTCAGATAAAGAACCGAACCGCCCGCCGCCAAGACCGTCCAAAAGCCAGCGGTTTGTTCGAGCGCATGGCTCAGCGGCAAGACCGACAACGCGTGATATGACGCGTCAACCGGAATATGCGCCAAAATGTCGCTGACGTTGACCGCCTGGTTGCGTTGAGTGAGCACCACGCCTTTCGGATCGCCCGTGGTGCCCGAGGTGTACAAAATTTGTGCGACGTCATCCGGCTGGATGGGAGCGTCCTGCGTATGCGGTTGGGCTGATTCAACTTTTTGAAACAGCGTTTCGGTGAGCACGGTTGGAGCGTCAATTGTGGGGTCGGCGCTGAATTGCGACCGCACCAGCAATTTCGCTTGCGTCTCCCGCGCAACGTGTTGAATGAACTCCGGCGTATGCCGCGCATCAATGGGAACCAGAACCACGCCGGAAATCACGCATCCACAATAGACCATCGCCCATTCGGGGCTGTTGGGCGTCCAGATCAGGATGCGGTCGCCGCGCTCGACGCCGATGGAGCGCAAATAGCCCGCAAAGCGCAACGCCTGTTCATACAACTGCGCGTATGACGTATGGAAGATGCGAAACCCATTGAAAAAGCGGATGGCGTCGTCGGTCCCGCGTTCAGGGAACGTATTGACGATGTCCGCTAGAGTGTTGAATTCACGCTTCGTCATGATGATGTCCCCTTGCGAAATAATGGCTGCGCGCGTTTGTCGGGCGCAAAGGCCAGGCAAATCAGTCCAGCGATGAAGAAGCCGATCAAAATATAAATTGCAACTTCGTAGCCGTATGTTGTCGCCGCCCAGCCAAAGACTGCGGGGCCTAATGCGCCGCTGGCTTTATTGAATAGCGCCAGAAATCCAAAATATTCGCCCATTTGTTCGGGCGCCGCGAATTGAATCAAGAAGGGGCGCACGGCGGCTTGGTACGACGCCATCGCTGCGCCGCCGATCATCCCGGCGATGGTGAACGGCGTCAGCGTTTCGATCCAGAGAAATGCGACCAGTACCATGATCCAGACGACGCCGCAAAAGAAAAGCACTTTTTTCGGGCCGAAGCGGTCGGTCATCTTGCCTGCGATCCAAGAGCCGATTGCTGCGGCAAAGGCCAAGCCTGCATAGATTTTGACGAACTCTTGTTGGGAAAGCCCCAGTTTGGTTTCGCTGAATAAGTACAAAAATACCACCACCGACATGATGGCGTTCCAAAATAAAAACGCGCAGCCGAGAAAGGCGACGAACCCCGGTTGTTGCGGCAGACGGCGTACGGTTTGGCCTAACTCGCGAAACGCGCGTGAAATTTCTTTGAAGGCGCTTCGTTGCGATGGCGTCTTGGGTTCGCGAATGACGAAAAACGGATAGAGCGAAAACCCAAGAAACAGCACCGCCGTCAATACAAACGTGCCGCGTACGCCGAACTCGGTGTCCCACCCGGCGTAGGCCATCCATGCGGCCAGCGCGAGCAGTGAAAAGGGCGTACCCAGGTAGCCTACGCCGACGCCCCAGCCGCTGACCGTGCCTTGCGTTCTTTCGTCGGCAAGTTTGGGGAGAATGGCGTCATAGACCGCGAGGGAGATTCCATACAAAAATAACGAAACCACCGCCAGCGCCAGCGCGATATACAAACTCGAAAACGCAATCGCGAACGAGGCGGCGCAACAACCCAGCGTACAGAGAATCAGGTAAGGCATTCGCCGACCGCTTTGGTCGGACAACGCCCCCACCACTGGCACCAACACTGCCGCCAGCAGCGTTGAAACCGACATGACATACCCGACGTGGATTTCTTGCCCGCCCGCGTAATTCTTGATGAACACCGGGAAGAAAAATGTGATAAACAGGGCCGAGTACATCGTGTTGGCGAAATCGTAGATGCACCATGCTGCGATTTGATTGCGTGGGCCAGTTCTCATAGTGGTTCCTAAAAATACTGTTTGTTTATATGTAAACAATATCCGGCGGCGGTAGAAATGTCAAGTCATTCTTTCATTTTTTTTCGCGCCTATGTTGGGGACGCCCGGTTCGCTTGTTCGACTGGCGCAGGGTCGATCAAATTTTCTAAGGTGGTTTTGTCGATTGGGCCTTCCGGGTAAAAAACGGCGATCCGTTTGCATAGGTTTCTCAGCTCGCGGACGTTGCCGGGCCAGGGGTAGTCTAACAGAAAGCGTTGTCCGTCCGCGAGGAGCCGCCCGTTGTATCGAGGAAGAAAGTGATGAAACAATTGCAGCGCGTCTTCGCTGCGTTCGCGCAACGGGGGCGCGTGGAGGCGAATGACGTTGAGCCGGTCATAGAGGTCAGGCAAGAAGCGCCCGGCTTGTTGTTCTTGGACAAGATCGCGATTGGCCGCCGCAATGACGCGGGTGCGGATTTGCAGAGGCTGGGTGGAGCCGATGCGTTGGATAGTGCGTTCTTCCAGAAAGCGTAAAAATCGCCCCTGCATTTCCAACGATAGCGAAGCAATCTCATCGAGAAAGACGCTGCCTTGGTGGGCTTGTTCCAATAGGCCGATGTGGCGATGCACCGCGCCGGTAAAGGCGCCGCGTTCATGGCCGAACAACACCGACTCCGCCGTCGCGGCGTGGAGGGCGGCGCAGTCAACCGTGATGAAGGGGCCGCCCTTGTTGGCGCTGAGTTTGTGCAGCGCTTTGGCGATCAGTTCTTTGCCGACGCCGCGTTCTCCGGTTAGCAGGATGGTTTCGTTACAGGCGGCGGCGGTGCGCACTTGCGCTTCGAGCGTTTTCATTACCGGACTGTCGCCTATGATGGCAAAGCGTTTGAAGGAGATCGGTTTCATTGCGTCCTCGCTGAAAGGTAGAGTGATATCGCATTTCAGCGTAGGCGGAGGGGCGTCCCGCGTTCATCCCCCAGGTGGCGCCGTTTTGTCATAAGTTTTAATCAGCAAGCGGCGGCGTGGATGGTTCTTTCTTTTTTAGGAGATAAATTGGCTCGATGATGTGGGATTTATCTGCGGTTTGGATGAAGCGCACCCATCGGGCGAGGCGGTTGCCTTCTCGTTTTTCGTGCTCTTTTTCTTTTTTGCAATACCCGGATGAGACGATCTCATAACCATTCTGCATGGTTAAGTCCATCGCGTCAAACACACTCTTGCGGCACAGGGCGAATGTCGGGCGATGCTCATGGAGTTTGGCTTGAAAGAGGTTCTCATGCTTTTCCAATTGCGAAAAAGTCAGAGAAGGAATATCGAATAAGAATAATTTCTTATGGAAATAGCGCTCGTTGACCAATAGTTCAAACGGCTGGACTTGTTGTTGTAATTGCAACGCAAATTTGGTGACGGGAAAGAGTTGCTTTGATGGCAGTACGGCCTGGAAAATGATGCAATGCAAAAATAGCAGCCAGACCGCGACGGACAGGATGCGCGCGGCGGGCGTTCGCGAGATCGCCAAACTAATTACGCCCAGCGCCAAGCATGAACTGAGCATGACCGCCGCCCCCGTCGAATAGACGATGTCTCCTAAGAGCAAATGCAAACTAAGAGCGGTTGTCGACGCGATGGCGCCCAACACGCCGATAAACCAATACGTTTTATGAAACCGGGGCGTCTCGCCAGAGGGCATGAGCGCTTGTACGCAAAGAAGCGCCAGCGGCAGCGACCATTGCAAGGAATACCACTGGTGTTTTTCGCCTACGATGAGGGAATAAAACAAAACGTAGGTTGCAAACCAGACGAACGGATACGAGCGCTTTAATGCTTGCCCAAATGATTGGCGATTGTTTTTTTGAAGCCACTGTCTCAGTCGCAGCAACGGGAACCAAGACCACGGGGCGAAATACAACAACAAGACGGGCAGGTAATACGCCGGGGAGTTTTCGAGAGAAAAGACGCGCCCGGCGGTTTCCTGGCCCATCATAGTTAACAGGCGCATCGGGCCGAGTTTCGCCATCAGCATAAAATACCAGGGGGTAATGATTGCAAGCAATAGCAGGGCGCCAGGAAATGACATCAGGCGTTTGAGTTCATGGCGGCGTTGGTTCAAACAAAGATACGCCGCCGTTACGGCGAACGGTAACAGAATGCCGACCGGGCCTTTGATGTTGAACGCCAAGCCCGCGCCCAAATACAGAAACAGCAAGTCGCGCGTACGGCGCGTCGTCAGCCAGCGCCACGCCGCCAGATGGGCGCAAGCCATAAAAAACGCCAGCGTCATTTCCGGCACGGCGTAATGGGCGTAACGGTAAAACACATCCATCGACGCTAACACCCACACTGTTAGCGCGCGGCGTTTCTCATCCGCAAAAATCCAGCCCGACGAATAATACGCTGCGATTAACATTCCCAACGAAAAGAGCCACGACGCCATGCGGCTGGACGCGAACCCATGCCCCAGGATGGATTGAAAGGAGAGCATGAGCCAATAAAACCCGATGGGTTTGTTGATGCGGGGGACGTTGTTATAACTTGGGACGAAGAATTCGCTCTGCGCCAACATGCTTCGAGTGGAATTCATGTAGTAATTTTCATCTTGATGGTAGACGTAGGGGTTCGGCAAGGTGATTGCGGTCAGCAGCGCAAACAGCAGCAAGGGCAGCAACAAGCCGAATGGCTTTCGCGTCCAAAGAGAAAGCAGGTCGTTTACCATAACCCGGTTAGTATATGGAGAAGCAGGGCGCTCCTTAAAGGTTCGTTTAGATTTATTTGCAATTTTTTTGCGCACAAAAAAAGCGGGACGGCCAATTGACCGCCCCGCTTTGTCGCGTTGTGATGAGTGGGTCTACTGTTCGGAGCGCTCGCGGAAGAACATGTTGGTGCGTTGATCGGGGCGGAAACCGCGGTCGCCGGGTTGGCGTCCCAGGCGCCGGTTTTGGGCCGGGTTGAATTGGCCGGTCGGGTCGATCATGGACGCTTTGGGGTCGGAGCGCAACACAATTGGCGCTACGCCGCGAATGGTCTTTTTGATTTTTCGCCCTTCGGTGATGCTTTCAAACTCAATGTCAACAATCACGCGGACCGCGCCGTCATAGGTTCGGCCTGGAACAAAAGCCAACATGCGGTCTTCTTCTAATGTTTCGATGAAGTCCGCTTCGCGGTCAGTAATCGATTGGTCAAACCCGCTGCCAATTTTAAAGGAACGAATATAGCCCACGTCTTGGGTCGCGCCCTTGTCGTCAATGTTGATGCGGATGCGCGCGTTGGGGTCGATGCGAGTGATATCCATTGGCTTGCCGTCAGAGCCGATGACCTGGACGTTCAGATAGGACAATTGGCGCGGCCCGGCAGCGTTGGCGAAATCGTCGGGGCTGACCGTTAACAATGGCGGGTTGGCGATGACTTGCACCGACTGCGCCATCAACTTCGGCGTCGGCGTCGGGGTCGGCGTTCCAGCGCGCGGGGTGGGTTCCGGCGTAGGCGGCGTACGGTCAGGTAAAGGAGGCTGCTCTGGAGTTGGCGTTGGAATTGGGGTCGGGGTGTTTTCGTCTGAACCGCCCGTGGAAGGCCGTAGCACAAAGTTATCAACATGCCCAATTGATGTGGGGTTGGTTCCCGTAAATTCAATTCGGATCAAATTGCTGGCGGCGCCGTTTGATGTCGATAACCCGGGTACCGGACGAAATATCTCTGAAATGGCTTTTTGTTCGGCGTCGCCGGGAGTGGTCGGAAATGTTAACACTTCGTCGTCACCGACAAACACTTTAAATTGTCCGCTGATGACGTGGGCGCAAAATTCAACGCGATAGAAGTTTTGTCCTGAGAGCGTGTCGGTATTCGGCTCTTGCACAATACTGTTGCCGTCTACAAAAACAGCGAAGTGATTTTGGATCAAGTTATTATCTGCGTCGACGTCAGGGCCGAGTTCTGTGCCCGTGGTGGCCGGGCTGTTGGTCATGATCCAACCCAGGGGGGGTGTGTCGCCTTCGAGGGACGTTTCAAAGTCCCAGTTTTTGGTCAAGTTGTTAAATGGCTCATCTCCGCCAATGCAGGAGTTGGTGGTGTAGACTTGGTCGACGCCGAATTGTCCATACGCCAGCAGGCCTGAGCCGACGATTAGGCAAATCCCGATCAGATAGAGGGCTTTTGCTCTCATGGTATTGTCCTTCCGTTCCTCACGTCTGGCGCACCGTCTTCATTTGTACAATAGCGCGAAACCAGACATTTCGTCAATTTTCGATTTACAAACTTCTTGTTGAGACTGGCTCCGTCTTCTTATTCTGAAACGTAGACGGTCTCCAGTTTCCGTTGCGCGATGATATTGCCGTCGCTGTCAAATATGCGGCCTTGGGCAAGAATGCCGAATGCGCGTGATTTGACGGTGATTAAATTTGAGATTCGGTTCATCAATGCTTCCATGTCTTCGGTGGTCAGTTCGCGTCCCAGTTCTGCATTGAGCCGATCACGCAGATCGCCGGGCAAGTCGGGCTTACCGTCAAGCGTCCGGTCGACCGGGCGGCGCAACGCAGCGGAAAAGCGCTCGCGGCGACGCAGGTGCGTCAACTGCGACATCAATGTTCCGATGTCGGCGTAGGGGCCGTCGTCGGGGGCGACCACGGGTGTGCTCAAATATACGTTATCGAAATCAAGTTGCGTATCCAAAATGTCCAACGGCTTTAAGTTCAATTTGTTAAAGCGGCGTTGCACAATGTCATCGAAGTTTTTGAAAAAGCGGAACTCGCGGCCCACGCCCATAAACTTAAACTCTGACATGGTGTCAACATTTTGGTACGCCGTACGAAGCCGATTGGCGTCGTTGCTGAGCATGTCGTCGTTCAAACCTTGTACGCCGAAACTCATGTCGCGGCCTGTGGGTTGGCGGCCTTCGATAATGAAGTCGGCGACCAAGTTGTTGAACAGTGAGCGTTCGATCAGCGGTTCAATCTGGCCGGGAGCGATTGGCGGCGTGCTGGGCAGGGCCGACAGCACTTCGCGCGACGCGGTGTTGACATTGATCTTGCCGGGCAGAATGCCGTTCAGTCCAGTGGTCACCATGTTATACAACTGAGTATATTGGTTTTCCCATTGGTCGAGGCGTTCGCGTTGCGCCAATTGCAAGCGGCGCGGTTCGTCGTTGGTTGACCGTTGCGCCAATTGCGGGTTGGGCATGATCTGACCGCGCTCCATGGCGGCGTCTTCGAGCCGTTGGGGAATAATCGGCGTGTTGATGGTTTCAAATTTATTGCCGGTATGCAAGCGCGAAATCTCGCCGATGGTCGCCAGCGGGCCGTTTTTCACATACGCGGTATTGTCGATGATATCGAGCGGATCGCGCGAGCTGCCGCGCAGGTCGAGACGGCGACGCGGATAGGCGGGGACGTAACCGCTGTTGTCCCAACCGGGCGTTCCGGCGATCAGACGTTGGAACGCGTCGGGATCATTCTTGCGGCGTTGGCCTTCGCCTTTGACGCGGCCAAATAACTCGATGCCCTTGAAGAAGTAATTATCGTCCGCCACCGAACCTAAATCGGTTCGGGTGGTTCCAGCGGCTTCATAAAACCCGTCGCCGTCTTCATCGGTGATGGGGAACGGAACGCGGTTGTCTAAATCGGGCCGATTGGCGACATTTAATACGCGGTTCAGCGGCATTTTTAAGTCTGGCGTACTTTTGCGCATGACCACGGTGATTTCGACCATCGGTTCTGAGTCGGTGTCATTGCGAAGATCCTGCCACAATTCGCGGTCTTCTTTGCGCAGGTCGACCGTAAACGCGGTGTCGCCGTTGCGTAATTTCGCAAAGATGGGAACCTTGCTGCGCCGTTGTCCGGCGGGCTGATAAATATTGTCGGGGTTGGCTTCGATGTCTGCATCGTCATTGAGCGGGTTGCTGCCCGGGTCGATGATGCGAAACGCTGGTTCGATTAACACTTCGCCGACAGGCATATCAAACGGAATGCGGTCGCCGGGGTTCGCCGCGATACGGATGTTGC
This Candidatus Hinthialibacter antarcticus DNA region includes the following protein-coding sequences:
- a CDS encoding AMP-binding protein — encoded protein: MTKREFNTLADIVNTFPERGTDDAIRFFNGFRIFHTSYAQLYEQALRFAGYLRSIGVERGDRILIWTPNSPEWAMVYCGCVISGVVLVPIDARHTPEFIQHVARETQAKLLVRSQFSADPTIDAPTVLTETLFQKVESAQPHTQDAPIQPDDVAQILYTSGTTGDPKGVVLTQRNQAVNVSDILAHIPVDASYHALSVLPLSHALEQTAGFWTVLAAGGSVLYLKTLKPSALAQVFQRETITVMVLVPRLLDMFKQRIEEQLEAKGVAGIFRLAIRCANILPRWTRKLLFRFIHKRFNTRFHAFVSGGSALAPDVERFWLGLGFQIWQGYGLTETSPVLTAAQPNARRVGSVGLPVSNVEIQLGEGKEILARGPNVFGGYYQKPHETEKVFRDGWFRTGDVGEIDDNGFLYIRTRLKDVIVTADGINIYPEDIENVLNQVEGVIESCVIGVGEREEEIHAVLLLNENAGSAEAAVKSANAQLPPEQRIQEFSVWPEPEFPKTPTLKIKKKEVKSQITQPKGAAPPSAKGTALQRILCELSNLALDEIQPESKLGDDLGLSSIDRVELAAQLEAEFRTDVDERALTPETTVRELEALLHSSNQAQPLHIRRWTLTQPTRAFRWLFQNSVVRPAIGLFCDLHCSGLENLKDVKGPVFFVSNHTSHIDTALIQLLTPAHLGAKACPAAWAEYFITDGLGFLTRLAVWSAWNISTIGFNIFPFSNTGAFRQSMAYAGELVDKGWSILLFPEGTRTLDGNLNEFKDGAGILAHNLQVPIVPVATFGAHKVLPTGAGWPKRNRVDIVFGKPFQPGDASIQEINLRIQQEIVMLWEQINNGNKRG
- a CDS encoding MFS transporter produces the protein MRTGPRNQIAAWCIYDFANTMYSALFITFFFPVFIKNYAGGQEIHVGYVMSVSTLLAAVLVPVVGALSDQSGRRMPYLILCTLGCCAASFAIAFSSLYIALALAVVSLFLYGISLAVYDAILPKLADERTQGTVSGWGVGVGYLGTPFSLLALAAWMAYAGWDTEFGVRGTFVLTAVLFLGFSLYPFFVIREPKTPSQRSAFKEISRAFRELGQTVRRLPQQPGFVAFLGCAFLFWNAIMSVVVFLYLFSETKLGLSQQEFVKIYAGLAFAAAIGSWIAGKMTDRFGPKKVLFFCGVVWIMVLVAFLWIETLTPFTIAGMIGGAAMASYQAAVRPFLIQFAAPEQMGEYFGFLALFNKASGALGPAVFGWAATTYGYEVAIYILIGFFIAGLICLAFAPDKRAQPLFRKGTSS
- a CDS encoding sigma 54-interacting transcriptional regulator, with product MKPISFKRFAIIGDSPVMKTLEAQVRTAAACNETILLTGERGVGKELIAKALHKLSANKGGPFITVDCAALHAATAESVLFGHERGAFTGAVHRHIGLLEQAHQGSVFLDEIASLSLEMQGRFLRFLEERTIQRIGSTQPLQIRTRVIAAANRDLVQEQQAGRFLPDLYDRLNVIRLHAPPLRERSEDALQLFHHFLPRYNGRLLADGQRFLLDYPWPGNVRELRNLCKRIAVFYPEGPIDKTTLENLIDPAPVEQANRASPT
- a CDS encoding glycosyltransferase family 39 protein; translated protein: MVNDLLSLWTRKPFGLLLPLLLFALLTAITLPNPYVYHQDENYYMNSTRSMLAQSEFFVPSYNNVPRINKPIGFYWLMLSFQSILGHGFASSRMASWLFSLGMLIAAYYSSGWIFADEKRRALTVWVLASMDVFYRYAHYAVPEMTLAFFMACAHLAAWRWLTTRRTRDLLFLYLGAGLAFNIKGPVGILLPFAVTAAYLCLNQRRHELKRLMSFPGALLLLAIITPWYFMLMAKLGPMRLLTMMGQETAGRVFSLENSPAYYLPVLLLYFAPWSWFPLLRLRQWLQKNNRQSFGQALKRSYPFVWFATYVLFYSLIVGEKHQWYSLQWSLPLALLCVQALMPSGETPRFHKTYWFIGVLGAIASTTALSLHLLLGDIVYSTGAAVMLSSCLALGVISLAISRTPAARILSVAVWLLFLHCIIFQAVLPSKQLFPVTKFALQLQQQVQPFELLVNERYFHKKLFLFDIPSLTFSQLEKHENLFQAKLHEHRPTFALCRKSVFDAMDLTMQNGYEIVSSGYCKKEKEHEKREGNRLARWVRFIQTADKSHIIEPIYLLKKKEPSTPPLAD